A stretch of the Oenococcus sp. UCMA 16435 genome encodes the following:
- a CDS encoding LTA synthase family protein, whose protein sequence is MKKYFPVINVSKRHFSIIILFLIWIETEIVYLTYFNLNITKTDPLQILLLIVNPLPISAIIICLISFLKKRLYIWANLLFLFIQNFWLFVNIIYYREFSDFISIQTIESFGLASNNIGKSLVQIVHFPDLWLFLDVLILFLLIHYRKIVVSNYTNHLLFSLAGFLSLIASFAVLFLANVDRPQLLTRSFDNNYLVKYLGMDGYFIDNLYQNSEQSSMKEKAKPKELKKVLKFIKSKKTHDIEYFGKEKNKDVFIIHLESLQQFMIDYKYEGKEVLPNLDKFYHDKHTISFDNFYHQVAQGKTSDAEMMLENSLFGLPTGSAMVSYGTQDIFDAAPEILDEKGYTTASLHGDVPTFWNRDNTYKSWGYEYFFSKNYYPDNNKDSFNAGYGMKDKIFMKDSVSYIQKLPQPFYAKIITVTNHYPYDLNKYDEDISSWHTGDNSVDHYVQTAHYLDEAFGEFINYLKVSGLYNKSLIVLYGDHYGISNNHRAAISKILNKSKLTDYDLANFQKVPFMIHASNLKGFTDHTYGGEIDVLPTLLNILGVNPNRYLFFGTDLLSKDHDQTVAFRDGDFVSPEFMKYLGNIYNTSNGLTIKKMSKTEQTSYDQQQSEVNRELSYSDDVLTGDLLRFYHPKGFKHIDKDHFNYQKAHAIKELNREQDKRKNSIYYLNKDKSTVHLYHTDAPELKDEK, encoded by the coding sequence ATGAAGAAATATTTTCCAGTAATCAATGTATCTAAAAGACATTTTTCAATAATTATTCTCTTTTTGATCTGGATTGAAACGGAAATAGTCTATTTAACATACTTTAATCTGAATATAACTAAAACCGACCCGCTTCAAATTCTTTTGTTGATAGTAAATCCACTGCCGATTTCTGCCATTATTATTTGCTTAATCTCTTTTCTTAAGAAGAGATTATATATTTGGGCCAATCTTCTTTTTTTATTTATTCAAAATTTTTGGTTATTCGTAAATATTATTTATTACAGAGAATTTTCTGACTTTATTTCCATACAAACAATCGAATCTTTTGGCCTTGCAAGCAATAATATAGGCAAAAGCCTGGTTCAAATCGTTCACTTTCCGGATCTTTGGCTGTTTTTGGATGTTTTAATTCTGTTTTTACTCATCCACTACAGAAAAATTGTAGTTTCCAACTACACAAATCATCTGTTATTTTCTTTAGCTGGTTTTTTATCTTTAATAGCTTCTTTTGCGGTACTGTTTTTGGCCAATGTCGATAGACCACAATTATTGACAAGAAGTTTTGATAATAACTATTTAGTTAAATATTTAGGAATGGATGGCTATTTTATAGATAACTTATATCAGAACTCAGAACAGTCTTCGATGAAGGAAAAGGCCAAGCCAAAAGAACTTAAAAAAGTCCTTAAATTTATCAAAAGCAAAAAGACGCATGACATTGAATATTTTGGTAAAGAAAAAAATAAAGATGTTTTCATAATTCATTTGGAGAGTTTGCAGCAATTCATGATTGACTACAAGTACGAAGGGAAAGAGGTTTTACCAAATTTAGATAAGTTTTATCATGATAAACACACAATTTCTTTTGATAACTTCTATCATCAAGTCGCACAAGGGAAAACATCCGATGCGGAAATGATGTTGGAAAACTCTCTGTTTGGTTTACCTACAGGTTCTGCCATGGTGAGTTACGGCACTCAAGATATCTTTGATGCTGCACCAGAAATTCTTGATGAAAAAGGGTATACGACTGCTTCTCTTCATGGGGATGTTCCCACTTTTTGGAATCGAGATAACACTTATAAATCGTGGGGTTATGAGTATTTCTTCAGCAAAAACTATTATCCGGATAATAACAAAGACAGTTTTAATGCCGGTTATGGTATGAAAGATAAAATCTTTATGAAGGATAGTGTCAGCTATATCCAAAAACTTCCGCAACCCTTTTACGCAAAAATAATTACCGTAACCAATCATTATCCATATGATTTAAATAAATATGATGAGGATATTTCTTCCTGGCATACAGGCGATAATTCCGTAGATCATTATGTTCAGACTGCTCATTATTTGGATGAAGCTTTCGGCGAATTTATAAATTACCTCAAAGTAAGTGGGTTGTACAACAAAAGCTTGATTGTTTTGTATGGAGATCACTATGGTATATCCAATAACCACCGCGCGGCTATTTCTAAAATTCTTAACAAGTCGAAATTAACTGATTATGATTTAGCCAATTTCCAAAAAGTTCCCTTTATGATCCACGCAAGTAATTTGAAAGGCTTCACCGATCATACTTATGGAGGCGAAATAGATGTTCTTCCAACCTTGCTGAATATCTTGGGAGTTAATCCTAACCGTTATCTGTTTTTTGGCACAGATTTATTGTCAAAAGATCACGATCAAACTGTTGCTTTTAGAGATGGTGATTTCGTTTCTCCGGAATTTATGAAGTATCTGGGAAACATATACAACACTTCTAATGGACTTACGATTAAAAAAATGAGCAAAACTGAACAAACAAGTTATGATCAGCAACAGTCCGAAGTGAACAGGGAATTATCGTATTCCGATGATGTACTTACTGGCGATCTGCTTAGGTTTTATCACCCCAAAGGATTTAAGCATATCGATAAAGATCATTTCAATTATCAAAAAGCACACGCAATAAAGGAACTAAATAGGGAACAGGACAAACGCAAAAACAGTATTTATTATCTAAATAAGGACAAAAGTACTGTGCATTTATATCATACGGATGCTCCGGAGCTTAAAGATGAAAAATAA